Proteins co-encoded in one Oncorhynchus kisutch isolate 150728-3 linkage group LG1, Okis_V2, whole genome shotgun sequence genomic window:
- the LOC116375750 gene encoding volume-regulated anion channel subunit LRRC8C-like isoform X1, whose protein sequence is MIPVTEFRNFASSQNPEFRVLKPWWDVFSEYLCIAMLMIGVFGCTLQLTQEKISCLPSHFSSSTPEAIDCSHIRSHGENETWEHHTLVKPVSPIIREVYGRKNNLDIHQYIFVNHYCYERAVHWYGKYFPYLVVIHTLIFMVASSFWFKFPGTSSKIEIFVTILGKCFDSPWTTRALSEVSEERGEEKMVIWRKNTISKSMASAFAASPDSEPGAEEEMVGLLRQSSIKSNPEKKNPELQPADSLLDRKEGEQAKALFEKVKKFRTHVEEADLLYLMYVLQTSLKVFKFVLITCYSAALVPNIEIVVRCSVPPELTGFEIYCCNHTKAHLFSKLCYCYICFVGVYGLLCIYTLYWLFHRPLKEYSFEHVRLETGINDIPDVKNDFAFLLHLSDQYDALYSKRFAVFLSEVSESRLRQVNLNHEWPGKKLRGRLSRNADNRQELHLFMLPGLPDTVFDVPEVESLKLELLNNVTISSSVIQLGSLQELSLIHCPAKLQLAALTHLRENLKVLRLAFEGLEQVPMWMYTLQSLEELHLSGTLTHELSRSATLDSLRELKALRVLTLRSRLTKIPPSVGDVAVNLQRLCIYNEGLKLQAFSSLKKLTNLASLELIGCELERIPSAVFSLSSLQELDLKENKLTTVEEILSLQHCRRLVTLRLWHNGITYIPEHIAKLKSLETLNVSWNKLRKLPSRLFYCTKLRHLNLSHNQLTSLPAEVGILQSLQFFSAAFNSLEQLPEELFSCKRLKTLALGNNCLLSLSPRVANLAQLVRLELKGNRLDSLPPEIGDCPLLKTSNLVVEDNLLDLLPSDVRSRMKES, encoded by the exons CTCACCCAGGAGAAGATCTCCTGCCTTCCCAGCCATTTCTCCAGCTCAACTCCAGAGGCCATCGATTGCAGCCACATCCGTAGCCACGGCGAGAACGAGACATGGGAGCACCATACCTTAGTCAAGCCCGTcag cCCTATCATCCGGGAGGTGTACGGACGCAAGAACAACCTTGACATCCACCAGTACATCTTCGTCAACCATTACTGCTACGAACGAGCCGTACACTGGTACGGCAAGTACTTCCCCTACCTGGTGGTAATCCACACATTGATCTTCATGGTGGCCAGCAGCTTCTGGTTCAAGTTCCCTGGGACGTCGTCCAAGATCGAGATCTTTGTCACCATCCTGGGGAAGTGTTTCGACTCGCCATGGACCACCCGGGCGCTGAGTGAGGTGTCTGAGGAGCGTGGCGAGGAAAAGATGGTGATATGGAGGAAGAATACCATTTCGAAGTCGATGGCATCGGCGTTCGCTGCCTCGCCGGACAGTGAGCCAGGGgcggaggaggagatggtgggacTTCTCCGGCAGTCGTCCATCAAGTCAAATCCAGAGAAGAAGAACCCGGAACTACAGCCAGCGGATTCACTCTTGGACAGGAAGGAAGGGGAGCAGGCTAAAGCTCTGTTCGAGAAGGTGAAGAAGTTCAGAACGCATGTGGAGGAGGCGGATCTGCTCTATCTGATGTACGTTCTCCAGACCTCCCTCAAGGTCTTCAAGTTCGTCCTCATCACCTGTTACAGCGCTGCATTGGTCCCCAACATTGAGATTGTAGTTCGTTGCTCAGTTCCTCCGGAGCTGACCGGCTTCGAAATCTACTGCTGCAACCACACCAAAGCCCACCTCTTCTCCAAGCTGTGCTACTGTTACATCTGCTTTGTGGGAGTCTACGGACTTCTGTGCATCTACACCCTCTATTGGCTCTTCCATCGACCTCTTAAAGAGTACTCCTTTGAGCATGTTAGGCTGGAGACGGGTATCAACGACATCCCAGACGTCAAGAACGACTTTGCGTTCCTCCTCCATCTCAGCGACCAGTACGATGCACTCTACTCCAAACGCTTTGCCGTCTTCCTCTCCGAGGTCAGCGAGAGCCGTCTTCGCCAGGTCAACCTCAACCACGAGTGGCCCGGCAAGAAGCTGCGGGGACGCCTCTCCCGGAATGCCGACAACCGTCAGGAACTCCATCTCTTCATGCTCCCGGGTCTCCCCGACACCGTCTTCGATGTCCCTGAAGTGGAATCTCTCAAACTGGAGCTGCTAAACAACGTGACTATTTCCTCCAGTGTAATCCAGCTAGGTTCTCTCCAGGAGCTGTCCCTCATCCACTGCCCTGCCAAGCTCCAGCTGGCTGCCCTGACCCACCTCAGAGAGAACCTCAAGGTCCTCCGGCTAGCCTTTGAAGGACTGGAGCAGGTACCAATGTGGATGTACACACTTCAGAGTCTCGAAGAGCTCCACCTGAGTGGCACTTTGACCCACGAACTCTCCCGCAGTGCAACCTTAGACTCCCTGAGAGAACTCAAAGCTCTAAGAGTCCTGACGCTTCGCAGCCGCCTAACCAAGATCCCTCCGAGTGTTGGGGATGTGGCAGTCAACCTCCAGCGTCTCTGCATCTATAATGAGGGCCTCAAACTACAAGCCTTCAGCAGCCTAAAGAAGTTGACCAACCTGGCCTCTCTGGAGCTGATAGGATGTGAGCTGGAGCGCATCCCCAGCGCGGTCTTCAGCCTGTCAAGCCTGCAGGAACTGGACCTGAAGGAAAACAAGCTGACAACAGTAGAGGAGATCTTGAGTCTACAACATTGCCGGCGCCTGGTAACTCTTCGTCTCTGGCACAACGGCATCACCTACATCCCTGAGCACATTGCTAAGCTGAAGTCCTTAGAGACGCTGAACGTCAGTTGGAACAAGCTCCGGAAACTTCCGTCACGTCTCTTCTACTGCACCAAGCTCCGGCACTTGAACCTGTCCCACAACCAGCTCACGTCGCTACCAGCCGAGGTAGGGATACTCCAGAGTCTCCAGTTCTTCTCAGCAGCCTTTAACTCCCTGGAACAGCTTCCGGAGGAGCTGTTCTCCTGCAAGAGGCTCAAGACCCTGGCGTTGGGAAACAACTGCCTGCTCTCGCTTAGCCCCAGGGTGGCTAACTTGGCCCAGCTAGTGCGCCTGGAGCTCAAGGGGAACAGACTAGACTCTCTACCTCCGGAGATAGGGGACTGTCCCCTTTTGAAGACCAGTAATCTTGTGGTAGAGGACAACCTGCTGGATCTACTGCCGTCGGATGTACGGAGCAGGATGAAAGAGAGTTGA
- the LOC116375750 gene encoding volume-regulated anion channel subunit LRRC8C-like isoform X2 has translation MVASSFWFKFPGTSSKIEIFVTILGKCFDSPWTTRALSEVSEERGEEKMVIWRKNTISKSMASAFAASPDSEPGAEEEMVGLLRQSSIKSNPEKKNPELQPADSLLDRKEGEQAKALFEKVKKFRTHVEEADLLYLMYVLQTSLKVFKFVLITCYSAALVPNIEIVVRCSVPPELTGFEIYCCNHTKAHLFSKLCYCYICFVGVYGLLCIYTLYWLFHRPLKEYSFEHVRLETGINDIPDVKNDFAFLLHLSDQYDALYSKRFAVFLSEVSESRLRQVNLNHEWPGKKLRGRLSRNADNRQELHLFMLPGLPDTVFDVPEVESLKLELLNNVTISSSVIQLGSLQELSLIHCPAKLQLAALTHLRENLKVLRLAFEGLEQVPMWMYTLQSLEELHLSGTLTHELSRSATLDSLRELKALRVLTLRSRLTKIPPSVGDVAVNLQRLCIYNEGLKLQAFSSLKKLTNLASLELIGCELERIPSAVFSLSSLQELDLKENKLTTVEEILSLQHCRRLVTLRLWHNGITYIPEHIAKLKSLETLNVSWNKLRKLPSRLFYCTKLRHLNLSHNQLTSLPAEVGILQSLQFFSAAFNSLEQLPEELFSCKRLKTLALGNNCLLSLSPRVANLAQLVRLELKGNRLDSLPPEIGDCPLLKTSNLVVEDNLLDLLPSDVRSRMKES, from the coding sequence ATGGTGGCCAGCAGCTTCTGGTTCAAGTTCCCTGGGACGTCGTCCAAGATCGAGATCTTTGTCACCATCCTGGGGAAGTGTTTCGACTCGCCATGGACCACCCGGGCGCTGAGTGAGGTGTCTGAGGAGCGTGGCGAGGAAAAGATGGTGATATGGAGGAAGAATACCATTTCGAAGTCGATGGCATCGGCGTTCGCTGCCTCGCCGGACAGTGAGCCAGGGgcggaggaggagatggtgggacTTCTCCGGCAGTCGTCCATCAAGTCAAATCCAGAGAAGAAGAACCCGGAACTACAGCCAGCGGATTCACTCTTGGACAGGAAGGAAGGGGAGCAGGCTAAAGCTCTGTTCGAGAAGGTGAAGAAGTTCAGAACGCATGTGGAGGAGGCGGATCTGCTCTATCTGATGTACGTTCTCCAGACCTCCCTCAAGGTCTTCAAGTTCGTCCTCATCACCTGTTACAGCGCTGCATTGGTCCCCAACATTGAGATTGTAGTTCGTTGCTCAGTTCCTCCGGAGCTGACCGGCTTCGAAATCTACTGCTGCAACCACACCAAAGCCCACCTCTTCTCCAAGCTGTGCTACTGTTACATCTGCTTTGTGGGAGTCTACGGACTTCTGTGCATCTACACCCTCTATTGGCTCTTCCATCGACCTCTTAAAGAGTACTCCTTTGAGCATGTTAGGCTGGAGACGGGTATCAACGACATCCCAGACGTCAAGAACGACTTTGCGTTCCTCCTCCATCTCAGCGACCAGTACGATGCACTCTACTCCAAACGCTTTGCCGTCTTCCTCTCCGAGGTCAGCGAGAGCCGTCTTCGCCAGGTCAACCTCAACCACGAGTGGCCCGGCAAGAAGCTGCGGGGACGCCTCTCCCGGAATGCCGACAACCGTCAGGAACTCCATCTCTTCATGCTCCCGGGTCTCCCCGACACCGTCTTCGATGTCCCTGAAGTGGAATCTCTCAAACTGGAGCTGCTAAACAACGTGACTATTTCCTCCAGTGTAATCCAGCTAGGTTCTCTCCAGGAGCTGTCCCTCATCCACTGCCCTGCCAAGCTCCAGCTGGCTGCCCTGACCCACCTCAGAGAGAACCTCAAGGTCCTCCGGCTAGCCTTTGAAGGACTGGAGCAGGTACCAATGTGGATGTACACACTTCAGAGTCTCGAAGAGCTCCACCTGAGTGGCACTTTGACCCACGAACTCTCCCGCAGTGCAACCTTAGACTCCCTGAGAGAACTCAAAGCTCTAAGAGTCCTGACGCTTCGCAGCCGCCTAACCAAGATCCCTCCGAGTGTTGGGGATGTGGCAGTCAACCTCCAGCGTCTCTGCATCTATAATGAGGGCCTCAAACTACAAGCCTTCAGCAGCCTAAAGAAGTTGACCAACCTGGCCTCTCTGGAGCTGATAGGATGTGAGCTGGAGCGCATCCCCAGCGCGGTCTTCAGCCTGTCAAGCCTGCAGGAACTGGACCTGAAGGAAAACAAGCTGACAACAGTAGAGGAGATCTTGAGTCTACAACATTGCCGGCGCCTGGTAACTCTTCGTCTCTGGCACAACGGCATCACCTACATCCCTGAGCACATTGCTAAGCTGAAGTCCTTAGAGACGCTGAACGTCAGTTGGAACAAGCTCCGGAAACTTCCGTCACGTCTCTTCTACTGCACCAAGCTCCGGCACTTGAACCTGTCCCACAACCAGCTCACGTCGCTACCAGCCGAGGTAGGGATACTCCAGAGTCTCCAGTTCTTCTCAGCAGCCTTTAACTCCCTGGAACAGCTTCCGGAGGAGCTGTTCTCCTGCAAGAGGCTCAAGACCCTGGCGTTGGGAAACAACTGCCTGCTCTCGCTTAGCCCCAGGGTGGCTAACTTGGCCCAGCTAGTGCGCCTGGAGCTCAAGGGGAACAGACTAGACTCTCTACCTCCGGAGATAGGGGACTGTCCCCTTTTGAAGACCAGTAATCTTGTGGTAGAGGACAACCTGCTGGATCTACTGCCGTCGGATGTACGGAGCAGGATGAAAGAGAGTTGA